A stretch of the Ostrea edulis chromosome 9, xbOstEdul1.1, whole genome shotgun sequence genome encodes the following:
- the LOC125659833 gene encoding golgin subfamily A member 7-like translates to MAVHQQGQKMDDMTRILPSNCSKVFIQRDFSDGTAVKFHTKEFPTELVGKIEDKYLVQTITTLNTMYSEAESLNSRNYCESCFACLTAYLSYLCFDTHYEKVLKKVGKYIAEQNQTVYVPRGLMLVDPVERGLRTLEICILNESNGR, encoded by the exons ATGGCAGTACATCAACAG GGTCAGAAAATGGATGATATGACCAGAATCCTTCCATCAAATTGCTCCAAAGTTTTTATACAAAGAGATTTCTCGGATGGAACTGCTGTTAAATTTCATACAAAAGAATTTCCAACAGAGCTTGTTGGAAAG ATTGAAGATAAATACTTGGTACAGACCATCACAACATTGAATACTATGTATAGCGAGGCGGAGTCCTTGAATAGTCGTAACTACTGCGAGAGCTGCTTTGCCTGTCTGACTGCGTACCTCAGCTATCTGTGTTTTGACACGCATTATGAAAAA GTGTTGAAAAAGGTTGGAAAGTACATAGCAGAACAGAATCAAACAGTATATGTTCCAAGAGGTCTTATGTTGGTGGATCCAGTGGAGCGGGGTTTAAGAACA CTTGAAATTTGCATACTGAACGAATCCAATGGGAGATGA
- the LOC125659885 gene encoding uncharacterized protein LOC125659885 codes for MSRQDIKFAQHYVECTQCEANAEYYCNTCTDNLCQVCRDRHTKSNATRSHVIVPYQERPTTSPNTESCHIHPEFSYDMACQECKLPVCSRCMKENHKGHTFRNLEDTLKDIEKPCREKIQNAKKNILPKLRDRLKKLSDQRKKSKEERTDIRRRLREDAKQIKDLVDTILQEKLGDLDISDKSLDEEFENQTAIISRFISNYEDFIDGFEDEEKRPYEKLALRNEILQSEVTEPELPSLENPQYQLEIINKDGVMKLFGKLSMPKRSTYEKQKQKISKKLNVSRNISIGSPIKCLEFDVPSTRLRQISCVSVDKVWVGDSKGQIMLMDKTGNKLDEIKTDAFSLYGYHAVTHDGDLLYIDRTNNSIKKYTSDRKTTTVIKTTGDWWPRSVYSSHRTGDILVGMTTGHNNRVVRYNKEGRELWQSQYDAQGQPLYRYPRYITENVNGDICTSNGILNKAVVVVDRDGNHRFSYRGRQDESEFNPFGICTDVQGRILVIVSVGNGDSVHVIDQNGEFITVLLTRDHGISSEYGLCRDSDNNIWLCGGGTVKMYKYLN; via the coding sequence ATGTCCAGACAAGATATAAAGTTTGCCCAGCACTATGTGGAGTGTACACAGTGTGAGGCGAACGCTGAATATTACTGTAACACCTGTACCGACAACCTGTGTCAGGTATGCCGGGACCGTCACACCAAGAGCAACGCCACCAGATCCCACGTCATCGTCCCCTACCAGGAGAGACCGACGACATCTCCAAACACCGAATCCTGTCACATCCATCCAGAATTCTCTTATGACATGGCGTGTCAGGAATGCAAGCTTCCGGTCTGCTCTAGATGTATGAAGGAAAACCATAAAGGTCACACATTCAGAAACCTTGAGGACACACTAAAAGACATCGAGAAACCCTGCAGAGAAAAGATACAAAACGCGAAGAAGAATATTCTCCCAAAACTGCGCGACCGCTTAAAGAAATTATCTGACCAGAGAAAAAAGTCCAAGGAGGAAAGAACCGACATAAGGAGACGACTGCGAGAAGATGCAAAACAGATTAAGGATTTAGTAGACACCATTCTCCAGGAGAAACTCGGAGATCTTGATATCAGCGACAAATCCCTGGATGAGGAATTCGAAAATCAAACAGCCATTATATCTCGTTTTATATCCAACTATGAAGATTTCATCGACGGGTTTGAAGATGAAGAAAAACGACCGTACGAGAAGCTAGCGCTGCGAAATGAAATACTCCAGTCTGAAGTTACAGAGCCTGAATTACCAAGCCTAGAAAATCCTCAGTACCAACTAGAAATCATCAACAAGGACGGGGTCATGAAGCTGTTTGGAAAATTAAGTATGCCAAAGAGATCTACGTAtgagaaacaaaaacaaaaaatttcaaaaaaactTAACGTGTCAAGAAATATTTCTATCGGTTCTCCTATAAAATGTCTGGAGTTCGATGTGCCCTCTACACGTTTACGTCAGATTTCCTGTGTATCTGTAGACAAAGTTTGGGTTGGAGATAGCAAAGGCCAGATCATGCTCATGGACAAGACTGGAAACAAACTGGACGAGATTAAAACAGATGCGTTCTCATTGTACGGTTATCACGCTGTAACTCACGACGGTGATCTGCTGTACATCGACAGAACAAACAACAGCATCAAGAAATACACATCAGACAGGAAGACCACAACTGTAATCAAAACCACGGGAGACTGGTGGCCCCGCAGTGTGTACTCCTCCCACAGGACCGGCGACATACTGGTGGGGATGACGACTGGTCACAACAATAGAGTGGTCCGATACAACAAGGAGGGTCGTGAGCTGTGGCAGAGTCAGTACGACGCCCAGGGTCAGCCTCTTTATAGATATCCTAGATATATAACAGAAAACGTGAACGGCGACATCTGCACGTCAAACGGTATCCTCAATAAAGCCGTGGTGGTGGTGGACAGGGACGGAAATCACCGGTTCTCCTACAGAGGGCGTCAGGACGAATCAGAATTCAATCCATTTGGAATATGTACCGACGTCCAGGGGCGGATCTTGGTGATAGTCAGTGTTGGCAATGGTGACAGCGTCCACGTGATTGATCAGAACGGAGAGTTTATCACCGTCCTACTGACCAGGGATCATGGAATATCTAGTGAATACGGACTGTGTAGAGACAGTGACAATAATATCTGGCTTTGTGGAGGCGGTACAGTCAAAATGTACAAGTATTTGAATTAG
- the LOC125659887 gene encoding starch-binding domain-containing protein 1-like, producing MDSTEKTVWVQFRTHYVTNSEDLVLGITGSLPELGQWNVTRAVIADEIPKRSGEWIVLIELPVNVTFDWKWVVLSQENATMTAFRWEERGNRRTVLQERGRRCYAAWNYDAAYETITKFPVDEWKWIDDDAQDDNGPSPESEYVPSRRVEVGYLTSVVVSSYQDIRHKVVAFCQSIRGIFRRG from the exons ATGGATAGTACAGAGAAGACTGTGTGGGTCCAATTTAGGACCCACTATGTTACCAACAGCGAAGATCTTGTTTTGGGTATCACTGGTTCCCTCCCAGAGTTAGGGCAGTGGAACGTGACACGAGCCGTAATAGCAG ATGAAATTCCCAAAAGATCAGGGGAGTGGATTGTATTAATCGAACTTCCAGTAAATGTCACGTTTGACTGGAAGTGGGTAGTACTTTCCCAGGAAAACGCCACGATGACCGCGTTCCGGTGGGAGGAGCGAGGCAATAGAAGAACTGTACTGCAGGAACGGGGTCGTCGATGTTACGCCGCGTGGAATTACGACGCGGCGTATGAAACCATCACCAAATTTCCAG TTGATGAATGGAAATGGATAGATGATGATGCTCAGGATGATAATGGACCATCTCCTGAGAGTGAATATGTCCCCTCGAGGCGTGTAGAGGTAGGCTACCTTACTAGTGTCGTGGTATCGTCCTATCAAGATATCCGACACAAAGTGGTAGCCTTTTGTCAGTCGATAAGGGGGATTTTCAGACGAGGCTGA
- the LOC125659881 gene encoding uncharacterized protein LOC125659881, with protein MEVPEELMVCGFCHNNLEFPKLLPCLHTVCGNCLKTKRESLTECSSCQQPIEGIETVSTLPDDKFSSSLIDFAKISNEPVEEGTESLSKMLEELEIQQNEAKIDLKKLKLQSEEADFNARKNERGFLRVKENAKKEIKMKIEDLRNRFDKYLQEKETTLMEELDRDLNDEEFDSSQSVIWIRSVMGSIENKEELLEKCDLQSIKSLPKATAYRKVLMEMKDHMSHLDSSISRKNPTELEVTFEYSPEIEEIFSKPIGSIEVRKSGKIKMEEHQRLRVSLPPSAPPEFNNTPYKNAVYLRTFPSLLPEDSKGYVVGIAWVPTDRLVLVDKWNMKLKLYRDSGHLISVMNFAGGEPTDIVYTKGTEVRQLCLVAIPNGRLILQVAVEDSNMRVSSRITTATGYSSIAYDKTCSRLICGVCQPYGSPRIDIVSSNGAVEFTIATDLRLRPLFICPRSVDILMGVVVGCDWQKNRVVFIARDGSIRGSYYGSPESPLLKPVGTTLDGRGHLLVADCKRNKIHIVSYSGDHLGSYDTCNEVEEPREINLIANENSAKLAISHGAGYVSIYQLTDTSTEKSNAW; from the coding sequence ATGGAAGTTCCGGAGGAACTTATGGTATGCGGATTTTGTCATAATAATTTAGAGTTTCCTAAACTTTTACCATGCCTACACACAGTGTGCGGAAACTGCCTAAAAACAAAGCGAGAAAGTCTAACGGAATGTTCATCCTGTCAGCAGCCAATAGAAGGCATAGAAACCGTATCTACACTACCAGACGATAAATTCAGCAGCAGTCTTATCGATTTCGCTAAAATCTCCAACGAACCTGTAGAGGAAGGCACTGAATCTCTGTCAAAGATGTTGGAGGAGCTAGAAATTCAGCAAAATGAAGCGAAAATCGACCTTAAAAAGCTGAAACTTCAGTCAGAGGAGGCTGATTTCAATGCACGTAAAAACGAAAGGGGATTTCTCAGAGTGAAAGAAAATGCTAAGAAGGAAATAAAGATGAAAATTGAGGATCTTAGGAATCGATTTGACAAGTATCTACAAGAAAAAGAAACCACACTGATGGAAGAACTGGATAGAGATCTGAATGATGAAGAGTTCGATTCTTCTCAGTCTGTTATTTGGATCCGTTCGGTGATGGGGTCAATTGAAAACAAGGAAGAATTACTGGAGAAATGCGACTTACAGTCTATAAAGTCACTACCCAAAGCGACGGCGTACAGGAAAGTCTTAATGGAAATGAAAGACCACATGTCGCATCTCGACAGCTCTATCTCAAGAAAAAATCCCACAGAGCTGGAAGTTACTTTTGAGTATAGTCCGGaaattgaagaaatatttaGTAAACCGATCGGCAGTATTGAGGTTCGAAAATCGGGAAAAATCAAAATGGAGGAACACCAAAGATTGAGGGTTAGTTTGCCACCTTCAGCACCACCAGAATTTAACAATACTCCGTACAAAAATGCCGTGTACCTGAGGACCTTCCCCTCGCTCCTACCGGAGGATAGCAAGGGATACGTGGTGGGAATAGCGTGGGTGCCGACTGACCGCCTAGTTCTCGTCGACAAGTGGAACATGAAACTGAAGTTGTATCGCGATAGTGGACATCTCATCAGCGTGATGAACTTTGCCGGGGGTGAACCGACGGACATTGTGTACACCAAGGGCACAGAGGTCCGCCAGTTATGCCTTGTCGCCATCCCAAATGGACGACTCATTCTGCAAGTGGCTGTGGAGGATAGTAACATGAGGGTTTCCAGTCGCATTACAACAGCGACAGGGTACTCCAGCATCGCATACGATAAGACGTGTTCTAGACTCATCTGCGGAGTCTGTCAACCCTATGGTAGTCCAAGAATTGACATCGTCAGTTCCAACGGGGCAGTGGAATTCACCATTGCTACCGACCTACGACTCCGACCTCTCTTCATCTGTCCGCGGTCTGTTGACATTTTAATGGGTGTCGTTGTAGGGTGCGATTGGCAGAAAAACCGCGTTGTGTTCATTGCGCGAGATGGCTCCATTCGCGGGTCGTATTACGGAAGTCCGGAATCCCCGCTCTTGAAGCCTGTCGGTACGACTCTGGACGGTAGAGGGCATCTCTTGGTGGCAGATTGCAAAAGAAATAAGATTCACATCGTATCGTATTCCGGCGATCATTTAGGAAGCTATGATACGTGTAATGAAGTGGAGGAGCCGCGTGAAATTAATTTGATAGCAAACGAAAACTCGGCAAAGTTGGCAATCTCGCATGGCGCGGGATATGTTAGTATCTACCAGCTTACCGACACATCCACGGAAAAATCAAATGCATGGTGA
- the LOC125659884 gene encoding uncharacterized protein LOC125659884 translates to MKLFGKLSMPKKSTYEKPKAEISKKLDVSKDINSIGSPVKCLEFDMPSEDLVQISCVSVDKVWVGDDEGHIMLMDKTGNKLDEIKTDAFSLYGYHAVTHDGDLLYIDRTNKSIKKYTSDRKTTTVIKTTGDWLPLCVYSSHRIGDILVGMTTGHNKRVVRYNKEGRELWQSQYDAQGQPLYRYPKYITENVNGDICTSDGSSNKAVVVVDRDGNHRFSYRGRQDGSEFSPYGICTDIHGRILVVVNSDNVHVIDQNGEFTTVLLTRDHGISSDCGLCRDSDNIIWLCGDGEVKMYKYLN, encoded by the coding sequence AAGCTGTTTGGAAAACTAAGTATGCCAAAGAAATCTACGTATGAAAAACCAAAAGCAGAAATTTCCAAAAAACTTGACGTGTCAAAAGATATAAATTCGATTGGTTCTCCTGTCAAATGTCTGGAATTCGATATGCCCTCTGAAGATTTAGTTCAGATTTCCTGTGTATCTGTAGACAAAGTTTGGGTTGGAGATGACGAGGGCCATATCATGCTCATGGACAAGACTGGAAACAAACTGGACGAGATTAAAACAGATGCGTTCTCATTGTACGGTTATCACGCTGTAACTCACGACGGTGATCTGCTGTACATCGACAGAACAAACAAAAGCATCAAGAAATACACATCAGACAGGAAGACCACAACTGTAATCAAAACCACGGGAGACTGGTTGCCTCTCTGTGTGTACTCCTCCCACAGGATCGGCGACATACTGGTGGGGATGACGACTGGTCACAACAAGAGAGTGGTCCGATACAACAAGGAGGGACGTGAGCTGTGGCAGAGTCAGTACGACGCCCAGGGTCAGCCTCTTTATAGATATCCTAAATATATAACAGAGAACGTGAACGGCGACATCTGCACGTCAGACGGTAGTTCTAATAAAGCCGTGGTGGTGGTGGACAGGGACGGGAATCACCGGTTCTCCTACAGAGGGCGTCAGGACGGATCAGAATTCAGTCCTTATGGAATCTGTACCGACATCCACGGGCGGATCCTAGTGGTAGTGAATAGCGATAACGTCCACGTGATTGATCAGAACGGAGAGTTTACCACCGTCCTACTGACCAGGGATCACGGAATATCTAGTGACTGCGGACTGTGTAGAGACAGTGACAATATTATCTGGCTTTGTGGAGACGGTGAAGTCAAAATGTACAAGTATTTAAATTAG